TTTATTCATGTATCATTTATTCATGTATCATTTATTCATGTTGACAATATGAATGTGTTATTAGTGAGCGGTGTGTTCAGGGACAATCAGACAAGATGTGTCAGATGTTGACAATATGAATGTGTTATTAGTGAGTGGTGTGTTCAGGGACAATCAGACAATGTGTCAGATGTTGACAATATGAATGTGTTATTAGTGAGCGGTGTGTTCATGGACAATCAGACAAGATGTGTCAGATGTTGACAATAATGTGTTATTAGTGAGCGGTGTGTTCAGGGACAATCAGACAATGTGTCAGATGTTGACAATATGAATGTGTTATTAGTGAGCGGTGTGTTCAGGGACAATCAGACAAGATGTGTCAGATGTTGACAATATGAATGTGTTATTAGTGAGCGGTGTGTTCAGGGACAATCAGACAAGATGTGTCAGATGTTGACAATATGAATGTGTTATTAGTGAGCGGTGTGTTCAGGGACAATCAGACAATATGTGTCAGATGTTGACAATATGAATGTGTTATTAGTGAGCGGTGTGTTCAGGGACAATCAGACAAGATGTGTCAGATGTTGACAATATGAATGTGTTATTAGTGAGCGGTGTGTTCAGGGACAATCAGACAAGATGTGTCAGATGTTGACAATATGAATGTGTTATTAGTGAGCGGTGTGTTCAGGGACAATCAGACAAGATGTGTCAGATGTTGACAATAATGTGTTATTAGTGAGCGGTGTGTTCAGGGACAATCAGACAATGTGTCAGATGTTGACAATATGAATGTGTTATTAGTGAGTGGTGTGTTCAGGGACAATAAGACAAGATGTTGACAATATGAACGTGTTATTAATGAGCGGTGTGTTCAGGGACAATCAGACCAAGAGGATCCAGGAGCGCATCAGTAACGTGGAGAAGCATTTTGGCAAGATGTGTCAGACGTTGGCGGCGTACGGACGTAACTCAGCTCGTGTTCGGGACAAGGCGGACCTGCTGGTGCGTGAGCTGGGCCAGTATTCTGACACGGAGACTCCCAGCCTGAAGAACGCTTTGAAGCACTTTGCCAGCCACCTGGCCAAGATTCAGGACTACCGCCAAGCACAggtgacattcataataataatagtagtaagaaCATTAAATAGTagtaagtacattaataataataatagtagtaagtaCATTAAATAGTagtaagtacattaataataataatagtagtaagtaCATTAAATAGTagtaagtacattaataataataatagtagtaagaaCATTAAATAGTagtaagtacattaataataataatagtagtatgtACATTAAATAGTagtaagtacattaataataataatagtagtaagtaCATTAAATAGTagtaagtacattaataataataataatagtaagtaCATTAAATAGTagtaagtacattaataataataataataatagtaagtaCATTAAATAGTagtaagtacattaataataataataatagtagtaagtacattaataataataataataatagtagtaagtacattaataataataatagtagtaagtacattaataataataatagtagtaagtacattaataataatgatagtagtaAGTAcatgaataatatgaataatagtagtaagtacattttatttataataataataataataatagtagtaagtacattaataataataatagtagtaagtacattaataataataatagtagtaagtaCATTAATCATATGAATAGTAGTAAGtacattaataatgataatagtagtaagtacattaataataataatagtagtaagtacattaataataataatagtagtaagtacattaataataataataggtgtGATGTTACAGGTGGAGCGACTGGAGGTCAAGGTCATTGAGCCGTTAAAAGGTTACAATGCTGTGGTGCGACGCAAAAGGGTAAGTCTTAGCATTACTGCTAGCATCATGTGCTCATagcaacaagtgtgtgtgtgtgtgtgtgtgtgcgtgtgtgtgtgtgtgtgtgtgtgtgtgtgggtgtgggtgtgtgtgtgggtgtgggtgtgtgtgtgtgggtgtgtgtgtgtgtgtgtgtgtgtgtgtgtgtgtgggtgtgtgtgtgtggtcatagtaacaagtgtgtgggtgtgtgtgtgtgtgtgtgtgttttttgtggtcatagtaacaagtgtgtgtgtgtgtgtgtgtgtgtgtgtgtgtgtgtgtgtgtgtgtgtgtgtgtgtgtggtcatagtaacaagtgtgtgggtgtggtcatagcaacaaatgtgtgtgtgtgtggtcatagtaacaagtgtgtgtgtgtgtgtgtgtgtgtgtgtgtgtgtgtagtcatagtaacaagtgtgtgtgtgtgtggtcatagtaacaagtgtgtgtgtgtgtgtgtgtgtggtcatagtaacaagtgtgtgggtgtggtcatagcaacaaatgtgtgtgtgtgtgtggtcatagtaacaagtgtgtgtgtgtgtgtgtagtcatagtaacaagtgtgtgtgtgtggtcatagcaacaaatgtgtgtgtgtgtggtcatagtaacaagtgtgtgtgtgtgtgtgtgtgtagtcatagtaacaagtgtgtgtgtgtggtcatagtaacaagtgtgtgtgtgtggtcatagtaacaagtgtgtgtgtgtgtgtgtgtgtgtgtgtgtgtgtgtgtgtgtgtgtgtgtgtgtgtgtgtgtgtgtgtgtgtccacccaGGAGGACGTGAAGACCACTCAGAGTGCCAGAACACGAGAGTCCAAACAAATGGATCAGCTGGAAAGAACTCGCCAGAAGAACCCCTCGGACCGCCAAGTCATCGTATcttttacctgtgtgtgtgtgtgtgtgtgtgtgtgtgtgtgtgtgtgtgtgtgtgtgattgaagTAAGTGTTCCTTGACTCTGCCTCCAGTCTCAGGTGTGTACACAGAAAGAGCAGCATTTGTGTTTGTGATGATGGTGTTGTGACGATGGTGTTGTGATGGTGTTGTAATGGTGTTGTGACGATGGTGTTGTGATGGTGTTGTGATGGTGTTGTGATGATGGCGGTGTGTGCATCAGGCGGAGAGCGACCTGCAGCGGGCCACCATGGACGCCACACGCACCACCCGTCAACTGGAGGAGACCATGGAGGAGTTTGAGAAGCAGAAGATGCGAGACCTTAAGGTGTGCCACGGCCCAAGCCACGCCTCCTTCCAAGCCACGCCcccacaaggtgtgtgtgtgtgtcctgcagAAGATCCTGAGTGACTTTGTGACGGTGGAGATGTCCTTCCACGCCAAGGCCTTGGAGCTCTACACGCTGGCCTATCACAGCATCCACagtgtggaggaggaggaggacctcaaggtaagccccgcccactctcccTCAGCGCTCACCTGACCTGCAGCGCTGCCTTCAGGTGTTCAGGAGTTCCCTGCACCCCCCCGACTACCTGACGCCAGCCAACTCCCTGGAGGGCACCGCCTCCACACCTTTCCAGGTAGGTCCCGCCCCCTCACGCTCACTTCTGTGTCCTCACCTCCGTGGTTGCCGTAGCAACAGAGAGCCTCCGGACGCCAAGCGAgcagagaggaagaggaggaggatgaagatgagtctgaggaagaggaggatgaagACTCTGAGGAGGAAAGTTGATGAAGAGTCTTATTTGtttgatttttatttgtattattgttgtttcattttcatttgtattgtttttatttttatttttgttgtttaatttttatttgtattattgttgtttcattttcatttgtattgttttatttttatttttgttgtttaatttttatttgtattattgttgtttaattgttatttttattattgttgttaaatttgtatttgtattattgttgtttaattgttatttgtattattgttgtttCATTTAgatttgtattattgttgtttCATTTTCATTTGTATTGTTGTTTCATTTTTATgtgtatttttgttgtttaatttttatttgtattattattgttttatttgtatttgtattattgttgtttaatttttatttgtattgttgtttTATTCTTATTGGTATTGtggttgttttatttgtatttgtattattgttgttttatttgtatttgtattattgccatctttgtttttttgtattattgtcatctttgttgtttaatttttatttgtattattgttgttttatttttatttgtattattgttgtttaatttgtatttgcATTGTTACTGGTtcattttcatttgtatttttgttgttttatttgtattattattgttttatttgtatttgtattattgttgtttaatttttatttgtattattgttgttttatttttttttattattgtttttttgtatttgtatttttgttgttttatatttttttgtatttttgttgttttatttgtatttgtattattgttgtttaatttttatttgtattattgttgttttatatttttttgtattattgtttttttgtatttgtatttttgttgttttatatttttttgtattattgtttttttgtatttgtatttttgttgttttatatttttttgtattattgtttttttgtatttgtatttttgttgttttatatttttttgtatttttgttgttttatttgtatttttattattgccatctttgttttttttgtattattgtcatctttgttgttttatttttatttgtaatattgttgttttattttttattattgttgtttaatttttatttgttttattgtcatctttgactttgtcattgttgtttttattttttttatcttcttATATTTTGGATTTGTATTAGCTTTTTggctttttattttgatttaatttttttcttttattttgaatttttattagctttttattcttttactttttattgttcAATTTTTTTACttggatttttatttattgtctTTTATTGTGGATTTTggctttgtatttttttgtcttatttCTTTTGGAATGTTATTTGTCTTTTTGGGGGGATTTCTTTCTTTTTAAttgtctttttattattatttggttggctttttgtttttattcgtctttttttggcctttttattgtgttttttatctttCTTTATTTGAATTTCGACTCTTTATTTGAGCTTTTTATTTGGCTTTTATATTGAGATTTGTATTTTGGATTGTGCCTGTGAAGTGTGACGATGACGTCATGAATGGAACATGTTAATAAAGAGTGTTAATGTCATAAGCATATAAGACAACAACAATGTCAATATTCATACATGACTGTAATATTCACAAGAAAACATGAAGTATTTAAATGTGACCAGCAGAGGGCAGCATGACGTCCTCTTCCTCCCTGCTGTTGAATGGCGCTTGTAGTGCGCTACTGCCACCTTCTGGATGGGAAGGGAAGGGGCCACACTTTGATTAGAAGAACGACTCAAATGAGCtccaaataaatataaaatactagtaaataaatataaaatactagtaaataaatataaaatactagtaaataaatataaaatactagtaagtaaatataaaatactagtaaataaatataaaatactagTAAATGTTGCCTAGAAGAAGTCATCAAAGTGAAACTTTTCTTTACCCAACTTTGAGGAGGGGAACATTGCGCATGCGCAAAATCATGTGACAGGCTGCTAACCCGGAAGCTGGCGTGTTTTCTTTCCGCTTCTTGAGGCCGAACATTCCAGCAACaataatatcatataatataataataatatcatcggCCAAATGTCGACCCGAGCGTGCGGCGCTTGGCGGCCGGCCGTCGAGCAGCATCTGCGGGCGGCAGCGGAACACATTGTCCGCCTGCTGGACGACCACCGCGGCATGGAAGTGGCGCAGCTCACAAGGAAAGTTCTGGAAGGAATTGTTGCTGTCGTGGATCTAATCTTAGCTCACTTGCAGCACAGCAGTAAGGAAATACCCGGATCAGCCATTACATGACGTCATCACTACTGCTCCCACACCTGCATCATCACCGTATCAGTACTATCGATACTAGCAAGCTACTTTGGATCGTCAGAAGACAAAAGTGCTTATAGACGGTGAGCTGACATGAGAAAAAGTGCCTAGAAAATGAATTTCGCTCCCACGTCTAAGCACAACTTGTTCAATGCATTTTTGCATAGATGATACCCTTCTGGACTTTGGGTTAAAAGTTCAGAACATGATACCTAGCCAAATTTTGTCACAAGCCAGAAATGTATATAGAGGTAAATCACAAAAAACGAAAATCTTGTGCTGCAGTTTTggcttgtaaaatatgtcttattcattttggcaacacaaaatctttctcaaatatcataaatacatatacctaacatctgaaacaaatattggtgccttagtatactcatatgtgaatttagatcatgaaatgtagcaaatttcttaaaaaacgattcaactgaagtgatttgccccagcacaatgaagcacacacttattaaatttagctaaaagcttatgtatcatacattaaaaaaatgtcacaaccttctatgtaatcaaaggtacaaaagaagtaacacaccgtggccaaaagtggcttaaaatctagcaaaatattaccatgcaccccaaaactggaataaggcaaaaatggacaagattaaaatagatgcagtaaaggcccaaattggtataaaatatgataaatatttattaaagtagcaaattgtttcacagcatgtgtcatttataccccccccccccccacacacacacacacacacacaaacacacacaaaagaccaaaacaaatttgaaaaaaaaggtaatacagacattatttaagctttaccgttaaaatggcagtgtggcatctcgataatcaaacatcttgataaagaaacaaaagtggcaaattttacatggtgacatggtgcgtaattactcatcaatatcactttcatctgtgTCATCATCCCATGCACCTCTTTCTTCTGTTTCCTTTGAAACATTTCCACAGTTCTGGCAGTGACATAAATCAGTACAAGACATTTTTGCAGACATACATGAACATCTTTCTGTTTCACATTTGCTTGTCTTGCAACCACAGTGGACTACCTGCAGCACACTATCTGGGGCAGGATTTCTAGTCATCCATCTTACTGTTAACTCCCCATCCTCAATGTACCATCCATTGCCAATGGGTGAAGGGGCACACATCATACCAGTCAGGGAATGTCGCATTACTGCTGCTTGGTAGTTTGCCCTTTTGCAGTGTTGGTGGAGGGCATCACTTGTTGGGGGAATGGACAGTTCTGGCAAAGCTGACGATGCCATACAGAATGCTTTGTATCTTGCATCGTTCACGTCTTTGGCAGATGCCTGTCCATACAGGTGGCACACATATTTGCTCAGTGTTTTGAACGTAGACTGGTCAAGGTTAAAACTGCTGCCCAGATTTGAGAACGCAGTCAGGTATTCGTCTTTCTGACAAGCAAGAGAAAATGTCTTCCTTTTGCCCTTGCCATGAAAGGCACTGGTCGAGTCACAACCTGTGAAGGTATGGATGCCAATGAGTGCAGAACAAACACTGTTGCCAAGAGCTGCTGCCACCTTAGCCACGTCTATGATCCTCGTTCTGTTGCCTACTCCCGTGAAAAAATACAAGCTACACTGTAAAGCTCTTTGAAGACTTACAGCAATCACTGCCACATCAGTGTCAGGGCTTTTGATGACAACAGTTTGATGTTCTTGTGCAGCATGCTGTGCATGTAAAAACACCCTAGTGTCACATTCCTCATGGTCACATGTCAGTTCGTGAACAGCACTGACAGTTTGTGAACCCTCTTTCACAGTAACACAGTGACACAGTTCTCCATGTGCTATGTACAAGCTGAAGTCCCTGCCCAAAATGGTGAGATCAGCATCTCGCCATGCAACAAAGAGGAATTCTGCCAGTGCTGCTTTGTTGGTCCCATTAGATAGAAACTTTTTCCACTGTGTGGGTGCCTTCTGATCCCGTCCATAGATCTGCACCTGTTGTGTACCACCCTCAGCTCTCCGTGACCGCTCTAGGTTTTTAATACTGATTTCTGGATACTGGTCAATGACAAAGTCTATCCTTGTACACTTGTGCTGCAGAGCTATCTTGACCACGTACTGGAGTAAGTTGTCAGCCAACTCTCCAAAGGTAGCTGGTTTGGAATGCATGGCTTGAATGACTGCCATGCCATCGAAGAGAATAGCTCCATCTGACGGAACTTGCTGAACTAAGCAGTCTTTGTCTTTGTTCTCCAATATATTCATCAAGGCAGATTTGTCTGTTTTAGCAAGTGACCCATCAGTACTGGCTAAGGGATATGAAACCGTTCCCAAGGAGTAGGACAGAATTTGCCTCAGGTCTACCTTTCTACTTTGACCAATAATGAGTAGCCTGGAGAAAAGTTTCTTGTCTGCACGCAGAATGACATCTTTGGCTGCTGCagattttgtctttgtttttgccTGGTCACTAAAGGTCTTCAGTTTTTGAGCCTTGATGGGGGCAAAAATGTCGACTGATTTTGTTAACAGTCTTTGGTCAATAAAGACTTTGACAGTTCAGGGATGAGGGGTGAGgtgtgcggggggaggggtgggggttgTGATGTGTAAATCAgtccaggggtgtgtgtgtgtgtgtgtgtgtgtggggggggggagagagagattgGGGCTGTGGTGTGAAGGTACATGGGGGGATGGGTGGGGCTTCCttttctaggccagtggttctcaaacttttaaattccaaggtctccccttaactctgacagtgtataaatggtccatttggttattacaaagtaacaacacattctttcaatcctacgctatgtactgtaacattattactatagattcacacacgtgtgtgtgtgtgtgtgtgtgtgtgtgtgtgtgtgtgtgtgtgtgtgtgtgtgtgtgtgtgtgtgtgtgtcacatacctgccgacacggtttctgcttgtgtgagttgatccctctggcgttttcctcccacacgagtgtacttttccactttttgacaaattatacagatggctggcaggacggggccggcagaagcaacgggcaaacctgaacgagatcgaagtttctttcggggagtttcagacgtgcctgctgactgacctgcggctgcagatggttctcccaccgcccgtgcggtccttttctcggcataaaacaatgcagatttatctgtaaaacgtcggtagcatgttgcgtgaaacccagcgtcgtcaggaatagcgtcaaaatctacatccgagcaatgtttatagatttctgccagatgcttgttctggtcttgcagacaaagccactgttttaaatagtttctgtatgtgtcccaccgtgtccgagtgaagtgctggacgtcctcattgttcacagatgaaagatgcatatagcatcttttattttcctctttacgcactttttttctaacttttgagGTCTTTCGTTCCTCTTCACTCTCGGATGTTGTCGTCGCCATAGCAGGTATGTTGTTAGAATAAAGCTGCTACCTGATTGGTCCATGTGACCAAAACCGCGCCACTCCCCACTAGATATCACTGCGCCTCACTGAAAAATAGTACCGGCTTTCAACACCGATTACACAAAATGGGCTAGGTGTCAATTTCCGAACTTTTGGTATCTTACTTACTACCAGTAAATCTATTTTATGAAGTAAAAATGATGTTGTGCCGTTGGTGTGGGAGCGAAACTGAACGATATGAGCCTTGACCACAGGCACTATTAGTAAAGTTAGCAACACGGAAGTAAATTAGAGTTATAGATATTAACATGAAAGTAAACAATAAGTACAAAGTACATATTGTACAATTACAgtacaaattgttgaagaacaacatttcccaacaaggaatttagggagagAACATCAAGGTGTACATAAGAAGAGTAGTAGAGAGAACATCAAGGTGTACATAAGAAGAGAGAACATCAAGGTGTACATAAGAAGAGAGAACATCAAGGTGTACATAAGAAGAGTAGTAGAGAGAACATCAAGGTGTACATAAGAAGAGTAGTAGAGAGAACATCAAGGTGTACATAAGAAGAGAGAACATCAAGGTGTACATAAGAAGAGAGAACATCAAGGTGTACATAAGAAGAGTAGTAGAGAGAACATCAAGGTGTACATAAGAAGAGTAGTAGAGAGAACATCAAGGTGTACATAAGAAGAGAGAACATCAAGGTGTACATAAGAAGAGAGAACATCAAGGTGTACATAAGAAGAGAGAACATCAAGGTGTACATAAGAAGAGTAGTAGAGAGAACATCAAGGTGTACATAAGAAGAGTAGTAGAGAGAACATCAAGGTGTACATAAGAAGAGAGAACATTAAGGTGTACATAAGAAGAGAGAACATTAAGGTGTACATAAGAAGAGTAGTAGAGAGAAAGAAGAGTAGTAGAGAGAACATAAAGGTGTACATAAGAAGAGTAGTAGAGAGAAAGAAGAGTAGTAGAGAGAACATCAAGGTGTACATAAGAAGAGTAGTAGAGAGAAAGAAGAGTAGTAGAGAGAACATAAAGGTGTACATAAGAAGAGTAGTAGAGAGAAAGAAGAGTAGTAGAGAGAACATCAAGGTGTACATAAGAAGAGTAGTAGAGAGAAAGAAGAGTAGTAGAGAGAAAGAAGAGTAGTAGAGAGAACATCAAGGTGTACATAAGAAGAGTAGTAGAGAGAAAGAAGAGTAGTAGAGAGAACATAAAGGTGTACATAAGAAGAGTAGTAGAGAGAAAGAAGAGTAGTAGAGAGAACATCAAGGTGTACATAAGAAGAGTAGTAGAGAGAAAGAAGAGTAGTAGAGAGAACATAAAGGTGTACATAAGAAGAGTAGTAGAGAGAAAGAAGAGTAGTAGAGAGAACATCAAGGTGTACATAAGAAGAGTAGTAGAGAGAAAGAAGAGTAGTAGAGAGAAAGAAGAGTAGTAGAGAGAACATCAAGGTGTACATAAGAAGAGTAGTAGAGAGAAAGAAGAGTAGTAGAGAGAAAGAAGAGTAGTAGAGAGAACATCAAGGTGTACATAAGTAGAGTAGTAGAGAGAAAGAAGAGTAGTAGAGAGAACATCAAGGTGTACATAAGAAGAGTAGTAGAGAGAAAGAAGAGTAGTAGAGAGAACATCATTAGTGTTGCTGCAGTCACACGATACAGCCATCTATtagtggtgtcgataccaagagTGATTTGGTGGATATATTATTTGGAACACAATCATTATTAGGTTTGTTATTGTTGACAAATTGAACAAAGTGAGAAAAAGTAACATTTAGAAGTGaaagtagtttttatttttaattacttGTTGTTTTGTTGACTAagtttttgtttacttgttgTTTTAGTGACTAagtttttgtttacttgttgTTTTAGTGACTAagtttttgtttacttgttgTTTTGTTGACTAagtttttgtttacttgttgTTTTAGTGACTAAGTTTTTGTTTACTGGTTGTTTTGTTGACTAagtttttgtttacttgttgTTTTAGTGACTAAGTTTTTGTTTACTGGTTGTTTTGTTGACTAAGTTTTTGTTCACTTGTTGTTTTATTGACTAagtttttgtttacttgttgTTTTGTTGACTAagtttttgtttacttgttgTTTTATTGACTAagtttttgtttacttgttgTTTTAGTGACTaagttgttgtttacttgttgttTTATTGACTACCTTTTTGTTTACTTGTTGTTTTATTGACTAagtttttgtttacttgttgTTTTAGTGACTaagttgttgtttacttgttgttTTATTGACTACCTTTTTGTTTACTTGTTGTTTTAGTGACTacgtttttgtttacttgttgTTTTATTGACTAAGTTGGGATCCCAACTTGTAGAAAACATAAATATTATTACACACTTAATACTTCTTTATATTTACTTCTCTttcataacatttgtaatatttacatctcattcataacatttgtaatatttacttctctttcataacatttgtagtatttacttctctttcataacatttgtaatatttacttctctttcataacatttgtaatatttacttctcattcatgacatttgtaatgtttacttctctttcataacatttgtaatattcacttctctttcataacatttgtagtatttacttctctttcataacatttgtaatatttacttctctttcataacatttgtagtatttacttctctttcataacatttgtaatatttacttctctttaataacatttgtaatatttacttctcattcatgacatttgtaatatttacttctctttcttaacatttgtaatatttacttctctttcataacatttgtagtcaatcaatcaatcaatcaatgtttatttatatagccctaaatcacaagtgtctcaaagggctgtatttacttctctttcataacatttgtaatatttacttctctttcataacatttgtagtatttacttctctttcataacatttgtaatatttacttctCTTTCATGACATTTGTAGTATTTACTTCTCTttcataacatttgtaatatttacttctCTTTCATGACATTTGTAATCTTTACTTCTCATTcttaacatttgtaatatttacttctcattcataacatttgtaatatttacttttcattcataacatttgtaatatttacttctctttcatgacatttg
This Entelurus aequoreus isolate RoL-2023_Sb linkage group LG05, RoL_Eaeq_v1.1, whole genome shotgun sequence DNA region includes the following protein-coding sequences:
- the LOC133651255 gene encoding CBY1-interacting BAR domain-containing protein 1-like encodes the protein MSRTPDARMRDNQTKRIQERISNVEKHFGKMCQTLAAYGRNSARVRDKADLLVRELGQYSDTETPSLKNALKHFASHLAKIQDYRQAQVERLEVKVIEPLKGYNAVVRRKREDVKTTQSARTRESKQMDQLERTRQKNPSDRQVISQAESDLQRATMDATRTTRQLEETMEEFEKQKMRDLKKILSDFVTVEMSFHAKALELYTLAYHSIHSVEEEEDLKVFRSSLHPPDYLTPANSLEGTASTPFQQQRASGRQASREEEEEDEDESEEEEDEDSEEES